The following coding sequences are from one Perognathus longimembris pacificus isolate PPM17 chromosome 13, ASM2315922v1, whole genome shotgun sequence window:
- the LOC125362251 gene encoding olfactory receptor 51H1-like, protein MASNHTRFQHLYFVLTGIPGLEEKYYWMAFPLGAIYVVALFGNGIIISTIKSESSLHIPMYYFLCMLAFADMGLALCTLPSMLGIFWFNYKFIAFDACLVQMYFIHTFSAIESGVLVAMAIDRVVAIWNPLRYSTILTNEVVCKAGIVILSRAVCVVFPVPFLIKRLPFYRSNILSHSFCLHQDVMRLACASTRVNSLYGLIAVIFTKGSDSLSILLSYVFILRTVMAIASGEGRLKALNTCVSHICAVLIFYVPLIGVSVIHRFGKHLSPLTHALMANAYLLVPPVLNPIVYTVKTKEIRKKIVQMFVPNKISAEG, encoded by the coding sequence ATGGCAAGTAACCACACCCGTTTCCAACACCTTTACTTTGTCTTGACTGGGATTCCAGGGCTTGAGGAAAAGTATTACTGGATGGCATTTCCTCTGGGTGCTATTTATGTCGTTGCTCTCTTTGGCAATGGCATCATTATCTCTACCATCAAGTCTGAATCGTCCTTACACATCCCCATGTACTACTTTCTGTGCATGCTGGCATTTGCAGACATGGGACTTGCCCTTTGCACTCTGCCCTCTATGTTAGGCATATTCTGGTTCAACTACAAGTTCATTGCCTTTGATGCCTGCCTTGTTCAGATGTACTTCATCCACACCTTCTCAGCCATTGAGTCAGGTGTGCTGGTGGCCATGGCCATCGACCGTGTAGTGGCAATCTGGAATCCCCTGAGGTACAGCACTATCCTAACCAACGAGGTAGTCTGCAAAGCAGGGATAGTTATCTTGTCAAGGGCAGTGTGTGTGGTCTTCCCTGTGCCTTTCCTTATCAAACGGCTCCCCTTCTACCGCTCCAACATCCTCTCCCACTCCTTCTGCCTCCACCAAGATGTCATGCGCCTTGCTTGTGCCAGCACCCGTGTCAACAGTCTCTACGGCCTCATCGCTGTCATCTTCACCAAGGGCTCAGACTCGCTCTCCATCCTCTTGTCCTATGTGTTCATACTGAGAACAGTGATGGCCATCGCCTCTGGGGAGGGCCGGCTGAAGGCGCTGAACACCTGTGTTTCCCACATCTGTGCTGTACTCATCTTCTACGTGCCACTGATCGGAGTGTCTGTCATCCATCGCTTTGGAAAGCACCTGTCCCCTCTGACGCATGCCCTTATGGCGAACGCCTACCTTCTTGTACCCCCAGTGCTAAACCCCATAGTTTATACTGTGAAGACTAAGGAGATACGAAAGAAGATTGTCCAGATGTTTGTTCCAAACAAAATTTCTGCAGAAGGGTAG